A single region of the Leptospira fainei serovar Hurstbridge str. BUT 6 genome encodes:
- a CDS encoding TetR/AcrR family transcriptional regulator: MKNAPDKNSYHHGDLKRALLDASIRILKEEGYKALSLRKAAMLAGVSQSAPYRHYNDLESLYADIAEEGFKLLSERQRKIQSKYRTNPLLLFREAGVSYVEFALEHQDLFRIMYGNQIESHLKYESLVRMEDDSFRIIVEIIQACETAGIIKTPSIEKSAIAAWTMVHGIAVLLSGKQVMFRSVELRKARKITKDLILFLYTGMKA, encoded by the coding sequence ATGAAAAACGCTCCCGACAAAAATTCCTATCATCACGGCGACCTAAAACGGGCTCTTCTGGACGCTTCGATACGCATCCTAAAAGAGGAAGGCTATAAGGCACTCAGTCTCAGAAAAGCTGCAATGCTCGCAGGAGTCAGCCAATCCGCTCCTTATAGACATTATAACGATCTTGAATCCCTTTATGCGGATATCGCGGAAGAAGGTTTTAAATTACTTTCGGAACGTCAGAGAAAAATTCAGTCGAAATACCGAACGAATCCACTTTTGCTTTTTCGGGAGGCGGGAGTTTCCTATGTAGAATTTGCTCTGGAGCACCAGGATTTGTTTAGAATCATGTACGGAAATCAAATCGAAAGTCATTTGAAATACGAATCTCTCGTTAGGATGGAGGACGATTCCTTTCGGATCATCGTCGAGATCATCCAAGCTTGCGAAACCGCCGGAATCATCAAAACTCCTAGCATAGAAAAATCCGCCATAGCGGCTTGGACGATGGTACATGGAATCGCCGTACTTTTATCGGGAAAACAAGTCATGTTTCGCTCGGTCGAATTACGTAAAGCGAGAAAGATAACGAAAGATTTGATTTTATTCCTGTACACGGGTATGAAAGCCTAA
- a CDS encoding SAM-dependent methyltransferase has product MNFLYSLMERDVFPDWLIRLRIRQLLRLRLRQENRGSFEKNQEHLMEYIRTLKASPIAVHTIAANEQHYEVPAEFFKLVMGKYMKYSSGYWVSPAVGIDESERTMLQLTCDRADLSDGMSVLDLGCGWGSLSLYIAEKYPKCKVTGVSNSRSQKIFIEGEAKKKGLRNLTILTMDMNVFKTSIMFDRILSIEMLEHMKNYEALFERLAGFLKPNGLFFVHIFTHKDYAYPFEVVDETDWMAKYFFTGGQMPSHNLLLHFQKDFLLEDQWVVNGTHYGLTSEAWLSNMYAHRNKILRILGDTYGSGQAVKWFVYWKVFFMACAELWKYRKGEEWIVSHYLFKKA; this is encoded by the coding sequence ATGAACTTCCTATATAGTTTAATGGAGAGAGACGTATTTCCGGACTGGTTGATTCGCCTGCGAATACGTCAACTTTTGCGATTACGATTGCGGCAGGAGAATCGAGGGAGTTTCGAAAAGAACCAAGAGCATCTAATGGAATATATTCGGACTCTGAAAGCTTCTCCGATAGCGGTTCATACGATCGCAGCTAACGAACAGCATTATGAGGTCCCTGCCGAATTTTTCAAGTTGGTTATGGGGAAGTACATGAAATACAGTTCGGGATATTGGGTTTCCCCAGCGGTAGGAATCGACGAATCGGAACGGACGATGCTTCAGTTAACCTGCGATCGGGCTGATTTGTCCGACGGAATGAGCGTCCTGGATTTAGGTTGTGGATGGGGATCACTCTCTCTTTATATAGCCGAAAAATATCCTAAATGTAAAGTCACAGGAGTTTCCAATTCCAGAAGTCAAAAGATCTTCATCGAAGGAGAGGCTAAAAAGAAGGGATTAAGAAATCTAACGATTTTGACTATGGATATGAACGTATTTAAGACTTCCATAATGTTCGATCGAATTCTTTCCATCGAAATGCTCGAACATATGAAAAACTATGAAGCCTTGTTCGAAAGATTGGCCGGATTTTTGAAACCTAACGGATTATTCTTCGTGCATATATTCACCCACAAGGACTACGCATATCCGTTCGAGGTGGTGGATGAGACCGATTGGATGGCGAAATATTTCTTCACGGGCGGCCAAATGCCTTCCCATAATCTGCTCTTGCATTTTCAAAAGGATTTCTTATTGGAGGATCAGTGGGTCGTTAACGGAACTCATTACGGACTTACTTCGGAAGCATGGTTATCCAATATGTATGCGCATCGGAACAAGATATTGCGTATTTTGGGAGATACGTACGGCTCGGGCCAGGCCGTCAAATGGTTCGTTTACTGGAAGGTATTCTTTATGGCTTGCGCCGAATTATGGAAGTATCGAAAAGGCGAGGAATGGATTGTCTCCCACTATCTGTTTAAGAAAGCTTAA
- a CDS encoding DUF1295 domain-containing protein, with protein MYENALFLIFTAWAVVFALMSVLWLLGKIFHNYSIVDMGWGLCISTAAIIYFILGDGYPVRKAIFAFMATVWGWRLSYFILVTRVLTGHEDPRYTAFRTEYGEKVDRKFFTNVFQFQGILGIALSLPFIFPALNASMIIHPLEIFGLVFFAVSVLGESIADSQLADFKLDPLNRGKVCDAGLWKFSRHPNYFFEWLVWVSFGLVSLASPWGWIGLLSPIVMFLLLTQVTGIPLNEEGQLKSKGDAYREYQEKTSSFFPWFPKK; from the coding sequence GTGTACGAAAACGCTTTATTCTTAATCTTCACAGCTTGGGCGGTCGTGTTTGCACTGATGAGCGTTCTTTGGCTCTTAGGTAAGATATTTCATAATTATTCGATCGTCGATATGGGTTGGGGACTTTGCATTTCGACTGCCGCAATTATCTATTTTATACTTGGAGACGGGTATCCGGTCCGCAAGGCGATTTTTGCGTTCATGGCTACCGTATGGGGCTGGAGGCTCTCTTATTTCATATTAGTGACTCGTGTTCTTACCGGCCATGAAGATCCTAGATATACGGCTTTTCGAACGGAATACGGAGAGAAAGTCGATCGGAAATTTTTTACCAACGTTTTTCAATTTCAAGGAATCCTGGGGATCGCTCTCAGTCTTCCTTTTATTTTCCCGGCATTGAACGCCTCTATGATAATTCATCCTTTGGAAATTTTCGGCTTAGTTTTTTTTGCCGTTAGCGTATTGGGAGAATCGATTGCCGATTCCCAATTGGCCGACTTCAAGCTAGACCCTTTAAACCGAGGAAAAGTCTGCGACGCGGGACTGTGGAAGTTCAGCAGACATCCCAATTATTTTTTCGAATGGTTGGTTTGGGTTTCTTTCGGGTTAGTTTCTTTAGCGTCTCCCTGGGGATGGATCGGTTTATTATCTCCTATAGTTATGTTCCTGTTACTGACTCAAGTCACAGGTATTCCGTTAAACGAAGAAGGGCAATTGAAATCCAAGGGAGACGCCTACCGCGAATATCAGGAAAAAACCAGCTCGTTCTTCCCCTGGTTTCCTAAAAAATAA
- a CDS encoding DUF2062 domain-containing protein translates to MTASEFPQSKKKTSIVQKTKDVIVKELKTGTTPEKIALSLALGAGIGVFPLIGTTMALCALLGFLLRLNPVSVQIANYLMYPFQILFLIPFLELGARISGKELDLGWAYRFVDGDASQLWEGLSNSAIYAVVGWGSIVPLLAIASYFVLLPIVKKINQLVRKESAKS, encoded by the coding sequence GTGACTGCATCCGAATTTCCACAATCTAAAAAAAAGACGTCCATCGTACAAAAAACGAAGGATGTCATCGTAAAAGAACTCAAAACGGGAACGACTCCCGAAAAAATAGCCTTATCCTTGGCGTTGGGAGCCGGAATCGGCGTATTTCCTTTGATCGGAACGACTATGGCCCTTTGTGCTTTATTAGGTTTTCTTTTAAGGCTCAACCCGGTTTCGGTTCAGATTGCAAATTATTTAATGTATCCTTTCCAGATACTTTTCTTAATTCCATTTCTTGAATTGGGAGCTCGAATTTCCGGTAAGGAATTGGATTTAGGCTGGGCTTATCGATTTGTGGACGGCGACGCTTCTCAACTCTGGGAAGGTCTCTCCAATTCCGCGATCTATGCCGTAGTCGGTTGGGGTTCCATAGTTCCTCTACTCGCTATCGCTTCGTATTTCGTTCTTTTACCGATCGTAAAAAAAATCAATCAGCTTGTTCGTAAAGAATCCGCGAAAAGTTGA
- a CDS encoding SAM-dependent methyltransferase gives MESDNFVKVERLESGAAFGVEGYGFYRKIFFGALSGMNKGSLRILFPNGGQAYLGDPNSTASSEFHHALIQVKNSVFFKKLVLYGDIGLAESYLDGDWDTDDIRAIICWFLLNIDSTPSLSGSNKNFFHLTLMNLGNRLLHLFRANSVRGSKKNIVEHYDLGNEFYKTFLDSTMTYSCAYFKKSDMTLADAQTAKIERLCKKLRLEPDDHILEIGTGWAGFSTYVAKNYGCKVTSYTISEEQFKFATEKIRSMGLEDKIEVRLKDYRLVEGTYDKIVTVEMLEAVGHEYFEDFFSMCDKVLKKDGLMVHQIITCPDSRYESFRKGIDFIQKHIFPGSLIPSIARINQAINRTSDMFLHEMEDIGRNYDRTLLSWLQSFESNLLGIRELGHDETFIRKWRYYFSYCAAAFHMRNITVVQAVYTRPNNLKLNRA, from the coding sequence TTGGAAAGCGATAATTTCGTTAAGGTTGAACGTTTGGAATCCGGAGCCGCATTCGGCGTAGAAGGATACGGATTTTATAGAAAGATTTTTTTCGGTGCTTTGTCCGGAATGAATAAAGGATCGCTTCGGATCCTATTCCCGAACGGAGGACAGGCTTATCTTGGCGATCCGAATTCGACCGCTTCGTCCGAATTCCATCATGCGCTCATTCAAGTTAAGAACTCCGTATTCTTTAAGAAGCTGGTTCTATACGGCGATATAGGATTGGCGGAATCCTATTTGGACGGAGACTGGGATACGGATGATATTCGGGCAATTATCTGCTGGTTTCTTCTGAATATAGATAGCACGCCTTCTCTCAGCGGCTCTAATAAGAACTTTTTTCATTTAACGTTGATGAATCTAGGAAATCGTCTCCTTCATCTTTTTAGAGCGAACTCCGTCCGAGGGAGTAAGAAAAATATCGTGGAACACTACGATCTTGGGAACGAATTCTATAAGACGTTTCTCGATTCTACGATGACGTATTCCTGCGCCTATTTTAAGAAATCCGACATGACATTGGCGGACGCGCAGACGGCCAAAATCGAGCGACTTTGTAAAAAATTGAGATTAGAACCGGACGATCATATTCTAGAAATCGGAACCGGCTGGGCAGGATTTTCGACGTATGTCGCTAAGAATTACGGCTGCAAAGTGACTTCCTACACGATTTCCGAGGAACAATTCAAGTTCGCGACGGAGAAAATCCGATCTATGGGACTCGAAGATAAAATCGAAGTCCGGTTAAAAGACTATCGACTTGTAGAGGGTACGTACGATAAGATTGTCACCGTGGAAATGCTCGAAGCTGTCGGACATGAATACTTCGAGGACTTTTTTTCGATGTGCGATAAGGTTTTAAAAAAAGACGGTTTAATGGTGCATCAAATCATTACCTGTCCCGATTCGCGCTATGAATCCTTTCGTAAAGGGATCGATTTTATACAAAAACACATCTTCCCAGGCTCTTTGATTCCTTCGATTGCAAGAATCAATCAAGCGATCAATCGCACTAGCGATATGTTTCTCCATGAAATGGAAGATATCGGTAGAAACTATGATCGCACTCTCTTATCCTGGTTACAAAGCTTTGAAAGTAATCTTTTAGGAATTCGTGAATTGGGGCACGATGAAACTTTCATCAGAAAGTGGAGGTACTATTTCTCTTATTGTGCCGCTGCGTTTCATATGCGTAACATTACTGTGGTACAAGCGGTGTACACTCGACCTAATAATCTCAAGCTAAATCGCGCGTGA
- a CDS encoding DUF1365 domain-containing protein yields the protein MGLNSKIIEAKVMHDRRVPKRNRFRYGIFTFQVDLDELDLLNQSFRLIGRNRNRLFAFRDTDHMNFGKAGIKENFLEYIARAGVKEKVGKVTLVTNLRILGYTFNPVSFYFAEDEFGQPLCSVAEVGNTFGEMKHYFLGKETLDDRGFRRQERKYFYVSPFVSLDSVFDFRLNPPADDRLNIRIDALENGETTMVTTYTGKARRLTDLGLLWMFFKYPFVTFKVISLIHWQALKLYLRKIPFIRKNENGNLQIGVHLGKR from the coding sequence ATGGGATTGAATTCCAAAATAATCGAAGCCAAAGTAATGCACGATCGCCGAGTCCCAAAGCGAAACCGTTTTCGTTACGGAATTTTTACCTTTCAGGTCGACTTGGATGAATTGGATTTGCTGAACCAATCGTTTCGATTGATCGGGAGGAATAGGAACCGTCTTTTTGCGTTTCGAGATACCGATCATATGAATTTTGGAAAAGCGGGAATTAAGGAGAATTTTTTAGAGTACATAGCTCGGGCAGGGGTCAAAGAGAAGGTAGGCAAGGTTACGCTGGTCACGAATCTGCGTATTCTAGGTTATACGTTTAATCCGGTTTCCTTTTACTTTGCGGAGGATGAATTTGGGCAACCTCTCTGCAGCGTGGCGGAAGTTGGAAATACGTTCGGAGAAATGAAGCATTACTTTTTGGGAAAGGAAACTCTCGATGATCGAGGATTTCGGAGACAAGAGAGAAAATACTTCTATGTTTCTCCGTTCGTAAGCTTGGACTCCGTCTTCGATTTTCGGCTCAATCCGCCGGCGGATGATCGATTGAATATTCGGATCGACGCTCTCGAAAATGGCGAGACTACTATGGTGACGACTTATACCGGAAAGGCTAGAAGATTGACCGATTTAGGATTGCTTTGGATGTTTTTCAAGTACCCGTTCGTTACGTTTAAAGTGATAAGTTTGATTCACTGGCAGGCGCTGAAACTGTACTTACGGAAAATTCCGTTCATTCGAAAAAATGAAAACGGCAATCTGCAAATAGGAGTTCATCTTGGAAAGCGATAA